TCCTTTGGTCTCTTCCGAAATTGTAGTGGCTTACACCGAATTTGAAACGGATGAAAACGGGGAATACACCATTTTAATTGGTACAAAAGTCAGCACTCTAGATTCCCTTCCGCCTCATTTAACAGCCATCCGTGTGGCCGCATCTGATTATCTTCATGTTCCCACAGATTGGGGTCCCATTTCTGAAATTGGAATCAACACCTGGAAAAAAATTTGGTCGGAAGAAACATACCGCAAAAATCGGTCTTACAAAACGGATTTGGAAATTTACGGTACCAATGCCAAAGACCCCAACCATTCCCAGTTTGATATTTACTTAGGAATCCGTTAGTGTGCTTTTCTGATTGAACTAGTGTTAGTAGGCCTTAAATCCCGTGGGCCTTTCACCACGGGCATAGGCGGCACTTGCTTTTTTTTCGTCTTTAAGGAGCCTACTTTTTGCAATGAAACGTACCCACCAAGGAATGTTTTTGATCGGACTTCCTGTGGAGTGAGCCAAAAGATAAGCTTTCGAACATTTTTCAATCAACTCACAATTGTATATGGCTTTCTCTCGAGTGACACTGGTGATGACCACGGCCTCTTCATCCAAAAAAGCATTGGCTCCTCCGAGGACAATGGAACTAGCTTCTACGGTTCCATCAATGCGTTTGGGAATGGGAAAAACGGGTGCTCCTAATTGGCGGCACTGTTCATCGAATACTAATGGGAGAGGATGGTTCAGTGTCTTTAATAAAGAACTCCACTCTGGCTGAAAGGAAACAATGGCCCCGATATCAGACCTTAAAGCATATAAACTGGCATGAAAGCGTATTTGATGGAGAGTCTCTTCGTTCTTCGACTGGATTTTGATCGCTGCGGTTGGATTTTCGATTGGGAATTCACTTATTTCCACGTTTGATTTTTTTCCTTCTCCCCTGTGGATGAGAAGGAAACTTCCTTTGCCCGGAAGACGAAAGGAAAGATCGGCTTTATGAGTTTGTAATAAACCTTTGGAATCTAAGCGGTGCCATAAATGATTTAATTCCTCAGCATCAGTTTGTATCTCTGATTTTGAATATTGTTTTTTGGTTGTAGATGATTTCATTTTTTTTCCTTATATCAAATTCGCAAATTGATATTAGAGAGCCTCCATTAACTGGGCTTTCATTTCTTTTGGCATCAGGGAAACATTTGGATTTTTTTCGATTCTTGTTTTTAGAAAATGTGCCGCTTCCTTTTCTAATAACTTTACACTTGTGATTGCTTGTTCCAAAGTCAAAGCTCCGCAAACCAAACCATGGTTACG
This genomic window from Leptospira bandrabouensis contains:
- a CDS encoding GyrI-like domain-containing protein, producing MEQTATNQIHLESMVLVGITTRTSNAKEMAGKGKIAALWQRFWEEGILSQIPNPLVSSEIVVAYTEFETDENGEYTILIGTKVSTLDSLPPHLTAIRVAASDYLHVPTDWGPISEIGINTWKKIWSEETYRKNRSYKTDLEIYGTNAKDPNHSQFDIYLGIR
- a CDS encoding class II aldolase/adducin family protein, whose amino-acid sequence is MKSSTTKKQYSKSEIQTDAEELNHLWHRLDSKGLLQTHKADLSFRLPGKGSFLLIHRGEGKKSNVEISEFPIENPTAAIKIQSKNEETLHQIRFHASLYALRSDIGAIVSFQPEWSSLLKTLNHPLPLVFDEQCRQLGAPVFPIPKRIDGTVEASSIVLGGANAFLDEEAVVITSVTREKAIYNCELIEKCSKAYLLAHSTGSPIKNIPWWVRFIAKSRLLKDEKKASAAYARGERPTGFKAY